The sequence below is a genomic window from Desulfomonilia bacterium.
TTCTGACGGAGGGGTTCATGAAAATAATATCATGGAATGTTAACGGGATAAGGTCTGCCGCAAAGAAAGGTCTCATTGAATGGATTAATTCTGGACAGCCTGATATCCTATGCCTTCAGGAAACAAAAGCGGAGCCCGGACAGCTTGAAAAAGCAATCCGGGAGATACCTGGATATTCGAGCTATTTTTCTTCGGCTGAAAAAAAAGGCTACAGCGGGGTTGCGCTTTATACTAAAACCCTGCCCGTTACCGTTGGCTTCGGGATGGGTGTCCCCAGGTTTGATTCCGAAGGCCGGATGATTATCGCGGAATATGATGAATTTTTCATATTCAATGTCTATTTCCCTAACGGAAAGCAGTCACAGGAGAGGCTCGACTATAAGATGGAATTCTATGATGCCTTTCTTGAAACAATGAAAAGCTATCTTGCTATAGGAAAAGGTATTATTGTCTGCGGGGACGTTAACACCGCGCATACTGAAATCGATCTGGCAAGACCCAGGGAAAACGAAAAGGTATCAGGTTTCCTTCCGATGGAAAGGGCATGGATTGATAAATTTCTTGCCACCGGATTTGTTGATACGTTCAGGATATTTAACAGCAGCGGTGGTAACTATACCTGGTGGGATCTGAAAAGCGGGGCAAGGGCCAGAAATGTCGGATGGAGAATAGACTATTTTTTTTCTGACAAGGCCTTTTCTTCAAAGATAAAAAATGCATTTATTCTGCGGGATGTCATGGGTTCCGATCATTGTCCCATAGGTATAGAGGTTGAATAGGCACTTAAAATTTGTTGCATGAAATTTTATTTTGATAATTGAAACAACACAGCAGTTGGGTTAGTATCCAATTGCAGCACGATTTATAATCTGAATTTAAATAAATCCTGAAAAAACCATTTATCAAAGAGGGGGTATACATGAAAAAGATATCGATTATTCCGGCCGCATTTCTTATGGTGCTTGTTTTTGCCGTATCTTCTCAAGCAGTGGACTTCAGGCTTGGTGGTACCGATTTGAGTGTCGGTGGAAGCGCGCGGCTCGATGCGGGATGGCAATATAACGACAAGGGGGATGTAGGTGACGGAGAGGCAGGCAACAATACCAAGATGTTCGTGACCATACCATCTGATACAAACATATATTTAAGAGCGAAAAGCGAAAACCTTCTCGGTTATGTGGAACTGGGCCTTTCCAATTCCCATTTAAATGTTTATAACTCGGACCTCGACTATCCCCAGGACAAAGGTGCGGTAAGGATAAGGTATGCCTATGGTCAATATACATTCAACATAAATAACGAAATATTGATAGGTCAGACTGACTGCCTGTTCAGCCAGCTTACGCCCAAGCAGTATCTTTATGATGACAACGGGATGCAGGGATTCGGCGTAGTGATGTCCGACAGGTATCCTCAGATACGTTATACCTATAAGCAGAACAGGATTATTGCACAGGTGGCCATTCAGCAGCCATTGGTAAACGACCCTGATGATTTCAAACTGGCTTCAGAACCCAATGAAGGTATTTATGAGGCAAATGAGATACTTCCCGCTATTGCAGGAAGCATTACATATAAAATTAACAATGATATTTCCATTATACCCAACTTCTATTTTCAGTATTATAAATTCAAGGCCAATTCTTCTGAAGTGAATGATGACATTGATGTCACAACATTCGGTCTTTGCGTAAATGCCGATGCCAAAATCAACATTGTGGAACTGACCGGCGGGATCTGGTGGGGAGTCAACCTTGGAATATTCGGAAATGATAGAAGATTTAATCTCTCAGGTGATTCCACTGTATTTGGGGCGCCTGTCGGAAATCATTATGCCGATGGTACGTTATCGACGGGCATAAAGAATAATCAGAGCTTTGGCGGCTGGGTTCAGGCGGCTGTGAATGCAGGCCCCGGTCTCCTGAGACTGGGTTTAGGCGGGCAGAGGGCGCAGACTGGTGTCACCGATCACGGATATACGGAGCACATATATACCTGGGGAATGTTTGCAAATTATACATATATGCTTGTGAAAAACTTCTCGATAGCACCGGAAATAGTGTTCATGAACAACGGGTATGATGTGGACCGCAGCAACCTCGGAAATACCACCCTTGCGGGTGTACATTTCCAGTACGATTTTTAAATAAAGAAGAATATCTGTAGATATAAAAAACCCGGTGGATATATCAATTCGCCGGGTTTTTTTATATTCCCGTATTGCCAAGAGAATTCTTTGAATATATATCCCTGCTGACAGGAGGGAATATGTCGGACGAGAACAACAGCACAACAATGGCGGATCTCTTGAAGGAATATGACAGAAAAGAGAAAAAAAGGCTTAACGTAGGTGACAAGGTAAAGGTGGAGATCATCTCTATCAGCAAGGACACGGTATTTGTCGATACAGGCATGAAGATAGACGGTACGGTGGAGATTGCGGAGCTTCTGGATGAAAACGGCAACCTGCCTTACAGTGTTGGTGATATGCTTGAGCTTTATGTAATGTCCATACGTTCGAGGGGCATAGTCCTTTCCCGCGCCCTTTCCGGTATAGGCGGTCTCAACATGCTGGAAGAGGCCTATGAGAACGGCATTCCTGTCGAGGGCAAAGTGAAGTCTGTAGTAAAGGGTGGCCTCGAGGTCGAGGTGATGAAGAGACGCACCTTTTGTCCGGCAAGTCAGATCGATATAAAATATGCCGGGAAGCTTGAGGATTTTGTCGGAAAATCCTTCAATTTCCTTATTACCGAGTTTGCCGAGGAAGGCAGAAATATAATTCTTTCAAGAAGGGCCCTGCTCGAGCAGGAACAGGAGAAAACGAAGGCCGCTTACAGGCAGGATCTGGCCGAAGGAAGTTCTGTCACCGGCCGCGTGGTCAGGGTTATGCCGTTCGGTGCTTTCGTAGAACTCACCCCTGGGATAGAGGGGCTGATTCCCATCTCCGAACTCGGTTGGGCACGTGTCGATAAGGTGGAAGATCTGCTTCATGAAGGCGATATGGTTACTGCAAGGATAATTACCCTAACACCGGAAAAGATCACACTATCGGTCAAACAGGTATCTGCTGATCCGTGGGACAGTGTTTCTGAACGATTTTCAGACGGACAGAAGTTAAAGGGCAAGGTTACAAGGCTTGCAAAATTCGGTGCGTTTGTCGAACTGGAACCCGGAATTGAAGGACTGGTTCACATAAGCGAGATGAGCTATCTGAAGCGGGTAAACGATCCTTCCGAAATTGTCAAACCGGGTGATATCATCGATGTAATGATCAAGGAAATCGATGGAGAAAACCGGAAGATATCACTCAGCATCAAAGACGCCGAGGGTGACCCCTGGATAGGTATCGACGATAAATATCCTATTGGCAAGCCTTTTACGGGCATTGTCGAGAAAAAGGAAAGATTCGGATGGTTCATTCAGCTTGAACCAGGTATTACGGGTCTTATGCCTAAATCGAGGATAGACAAGGCGCCGGACCCGTCAGTGATAGAGAAGCTTTCCGCAGGAGAGAAGATTATTGTCAGGGCGGAAGAGATAAATGCAAGCGAGAGGAAGATAACGTTAGCGCCTGCGGGTGAATCTGATGAGGACTGGAAGCAATATACGTCCGAAACAAAAATTATGAGCCCGCTTGCGGCAAAGCTTCAGGCAGCCATGAACAAGAAGAAAAAATAGCCACGGGAGAGAGAGTATGGAGAAAAAAACCTATATGATTGAAGGACTGCCTCATGTCGGTCCGTATTCGAATGTTGTTGAGGCAGGAGGTTTTCTGTTTGTGTCAGGAACCCTTCCAGTTGATACGATAAATAATATTTCTGTAAAAGAAAACGTTTCAAAGGCAACCGAACTTATTCTTAATAATATAAAGAAGGCCCTTGCCGAGTGCGGGAGTTCGATAGATCAGATTGTTAAAACGACAGTCTTTTTGAAGGACATGGCGGATTTTAATGAAATGAATGAAGCATATAAGACCTTCTTTCCTGTTGCACCGCCTGCAAGAAGCTGCATTGCGGTAAAGGCAATACCAGGAGATTATCCTGTTGAGATCGAGGCAATAGCAATTAAGAAATAAAACAAATTTTTTAGGGATAAAAAAAGGCGGGCATTTGCCCGCCTTTTTTTGTTCTTTCAGTAATTCTGATTACTTGACATCCTTCGGAATTCTCATTCCGTAGAATGACCTAAGAACAAAGATTACCGCTATGGCGAGGAAGGCAACGCCGATGTACTGAGCCGTACCCTGAAGGGTCGGAACAATGGCTATTTCCATTGCAAGAAGCCCGAACAGTGTTGTGAACTTGATGATCGGGTTAAGAGCAACAGAAGATGTATCTTTGAACGGGTCGCCAACCGTGTCGCCGACAACAGCTGCCTTGTGAAGCTCTGTTCCCTTTTCCTTGAGATCGACTTCAACGACCTTCTTTGCGTTGTCCCAGCATCCGCCGGCATTGGCCATGAATATTGCCTGGAACAGACCGAAAATGGCAATCGATATCAGGTAGCTGACAAATAAGCTGACCGTATTGTTATCGGTTGCGGTCGGTGCTGAAAGGAATGCAAAGGCAAGTGCAAAGCAGAAGATCGCAATAAAGATATTGATCATGCCCTTCTGTGCATACTGCGTGCATATCTTGACAACTTCCTTTGAGTTTTCAGTGGAAGCGCTTAATGAAGCATTTTCATCAAGATTGATATTGTCTTTGATGTAGATAACAGCTCTGTATGCTCCGGTCGTAACAGCCTGGGTGGAGGCGCCGGTGAACCAGTAAATTACGCAACCGCCACAGAGAAGTCCGATAAGCGTATAAGGATTGAGGAGGTTGAGTATCATCTCCGGCTCAACTCCGAGAGCCTTCTTGAGAAGAAGGATGAGTGAGAAAATCATCGTTGTTGCACCGACAACAGCCGTGCCGATAAGAACCGGCTTTGCCGTTGCCTTGAATGTGTTACCTGCACTGTCGTTTGCTTCGAGGTGATGCTTCGCTGTTTCCATGACCGGTTTGAAGCCGAAGTCTTTCTCGATCTCTTTTTCTATATTCGGAATTGATTCGATCAAAGAAAGTTCATAAACAGACTGTGCATTGTCGGTAACCGGGCCGTATGAGTCAACGGCTATCGTTACCGGGCCCATACCTAGCATGCCGAATGCGACAAGGCCGAATGCAAAGACTGAAGGATAGCTCATAAAATCAGCAAGACCAGCAGTACTTGTTATGTATGCAATGAACATCAGAACGGTGATGGCCAAGCCAAGCCAGAATGCAGCGAAATTACCTGCGACAAAACCGGAAAGGATATCGAGTGCCGCTCCGCCTTCGCGGGCTGCCGTAACTACTTCGTCGCAATGTTTTGACTTGGAGCTTGTAAAGACCTTGACAAGTTCGGGAATGATAGCAGCAGCAAGTGTTCCGCAGCTGATGATGATGGAAAGCTTCCACCACAGTCCGCTCCCATATTTGCTGAGCTGCCAGTTGCTTACTGCGAATGTTACTAATATGGAAACTATTGATGTAATCCATACGAGAACTGTAAGGGGTTTTTCGAAATCGGCCTCTTCCTGGTTATCCTTCATGATTGCATTGGTGGGGATCTTGTTGATCAGGAAGGATCCGATAGAGGTTATGATCATGAGAACACGCATAATGAATATCCAGATAAGCATTTCAGCCTGATAGTCGGGCAGAACTGAGAGCAGTATAAAGCTGATAAGCGCAACGCCTGTAACGCCGTATGTTTCAAAACCGTCGGCGGTTGGACCAACGCTGTCGCCGGCATTGTCGCCTGTACAGTCAGCAATAACACCGGGGTTTCTCGGGTCGTCTTCCTTGATTGTGAAGAATATTTTCATGAGGTCGGAACCGATATCGGCAATTTTTGTGAATATACCGCCGCAGATCCTGAGAACGCTTGCGCCGAGTGATTCGCCGATTGCGAAACCGATGAAAGCAGGTCCTGCAACATCGCTTGGGAGGAAAAGAAGGATTATGAGCATCATGATAAGCTCAACGCATATGAGAAGAACGCCTATGGACATTCCTGCATTAAGGGGTATGTTGAGAAGTTTGCTGGGTTTGCCTTCAAGGGATGCAAAGGCCATACGGCTGTTGGCAAGGGTGTTCATCCTGATGCCGAACCATGCAACACTGTAAGATCCCAATATACCGAGGACGGAAGCAATAAGTACTATTGCGACATTGCCCGCCGGCATATGAACAAGGAATCCGAAATAGAAAAGTATGCACGCGCCTATGAAGACTTCAAGCAGTATGAGGAATTTTCCCTGCTGGAGAAGATAGGTCTTGCATGTCTGGAAGATGATATCCGAAACATCAAGCATTGCCTTATGAGCAGGCATTCCCTTAACCTTGCCATACATGATCAAACCGAAAATCATACCCAGCACGCAAATGCCAAGGCCAATGTAAAGCCACATTTTGCCTTCTGCCGGAAGTTCCGGAACGATCAGCTCGGCTTCAGACGCAAAAAGCTGCGATGAGGCGAGCACGCCGATGAGCGTAAACATGCATACGCCCAGAAAATGATTAAGCCTTTTACCCATGATAATATCTCCTTTAAATTAAGTTCGCCTTTGTTATTAAGAAGTTAAGAAATCTAGTTGAAACCGCTAAGTTGGTAACACAGCACCCGGCAAGTGTCAAGGTTATAAATTGTTTCAGAATCAATTCAAAAAGCCCACGGATACTGAATTTACCAGATAAAAACGGTTATAGAAAATTCTGAATCACAATTCATTAGTGGTGGTGTTTGTGAAATAATTTGACTTGAATTCTTCCATTCATATATTTAAGGCCAATGAAAGGAATAATGCTGAAGGCTTCGTTTCTGATAATAACAGCAGTTCTTTTATCCGGATTTCTGTTTTCTGGGAATGAAAATAATTCGAAAAAAACTATTGGTGTGATATTGCCTATGAGCGGCAAATTCAAACCATATGGATTAAAGTTGCTCAAAGGGGTTGAACTGGCATCCAATATATATACCGGAGAAGGAACACGGAAGATAGAATACATAATCCGTGATTATGGAAGTGACGAAACAAGGCTTTCCGATATTATTGAAGACCTGGATCGTGACAATAATGTAATCGCCATATTGGGGCCTATGGGCACTCAGGCATGCAGGACCGCGATAA
It includes:
- a CDS encoding RidA family protein gives rise to the protein MEKKTYMIEGLPHVGPYSNVVEAGGFLFVSGTLPVDTINNISVKENVSKATELILNNIKKALAECGSSIDQIVKTTVFLKDMADFNEMNEAYKTFFPVAPPARSCIAVKAIPGDYPVEIEAIAIKK
- a CDS encoding exodeoxyribonuclease III, giving the protein MKIISWNVNGIRSAAKKGLIEWINSGQPDILCLQETKAEPGQLEKAIREIPGYSSYFSSAEKKGYSGVALYTKTLPVTVGFGMGVPRFDSEGRMIIAEYDEFFIFNVYFPNGKQSQERLDYKMEFYDAFLETMKSYLAIGKGIIVCGDVNTAHTEIDLARPRENEKVSGFLPMERAWIDKFLATGFVDTFRIFNSSGGNYTWWDLKSGARARNVGWRIDYFFSDKAFSSKIKNAFILRDVMGSDHCPIGIEVE
- a CDS encoding S1 RNA-binding domain-containing protein, with translation MSDENNSTTMADLLKEYDRKEKKRLNVGDKVKVEIISISKDTVFVDTGMKIDGTVEIAELLDENGNLPYSVGDMLELYVMSIRSRGIVLSRALSGIGGLNMLEEAYENGIPVEGKVKSVVKGGLEVEVMKRRTFCPASQIDIKYAGKLEDFVGKSFNFLITEFAEEGRNIILSRRALLEQEQEKTKAAYRQDLAEGSSVTGRVVRVMPFGAFVELTPGIEGLIPISELGWARVDKVEDLLHEGDMVTARIITLTPEKITLSVKQVSADPWDSVSERFSDGQKLKGKVTRLAKFGAFVELEPGIEGLVHISEMSYLKRVNDPSEIVKPGDIIDVMIKEIDGENRKISLSIKDAEGDPWIGIDDKYPIGKPFTGIVEKKERFGWFIQLEPGITGLMPKSRIDKAPDPSVIEKLSAGEKIIVRAEEINASERKITLAPAGESDEDWKQYTSETKIMSPLAAKLQAAMNKKKK
- a CDS encoding sodium-translocating pyrophosphatase, which codes for MFTLIGVLASSQLFASEAELIVPELPAEGKMWLYIGLGICVLGMIFGLIMYGKVKGMPAHKAMLDVSDIIFQTCKTYLLQQGKFLILLEVFIGACILFYFGFLVHMPAGNVAIVLIASVLGILGSYSVAWFGIRMNTLANSRMAFASLEGKPSKLLNIPLNAGMSIGVLLICVELIMMLIILLFLPSDVAGPAFIGFAIGESLGASVLRICGGIFTKIADIGSDLMKIFFTIKEDDPRNPGVIADCTGDNAGDSVGPTADGFETYGVTGVALISFILLSVLPDYQAEMLIWIFIMRVLMIITSIGSFLINKIPTNAIMKDNQEEADFEKPLTVLVWITSIVSILVTFAVSNWQLSKYGSGLWWKLSIIISCGTLAAAIIPELVKVFTSSKSKHCDEVVTAAREGGAALDILSGFVAGNFAAFWLGLAITVLMFIAYITSTAGLADFMSYPSVFAFGLVAFGMLGMGPVTIAVDSYGPVTDNAQSVYELSLIESIPNIEKEIEKDFGFKPVMETAKHHLEANDSAGNTFKATAKPVLIGTAVVGATTMIFSLILLLKKALGVEPEMILNLLNPYTLIGLLCGGCVIYWFTGASTQAVTTGAYRAVIYIKDNINLDENASLSASTENSKEVVKICTQYAQKGMINIFIAIFCFALAFAFLSAPTATDNNTVSLFVSYLISIAIFGLFQAIFMANAGGCWDNAKKVVEVDLKEKGTELHKAAVVGDTVGDPFKDTSSVALNPIIKFTTLFGLLAMEIAIVPTLQGTAQYIGVAFLAIAVIFVLRSFYGMRIPKDVK